GATAGCCGGCGAATGCGAAACTGCTGACCCAGAATCCGATTGGATACGGCGAATAGAAGGCACACCCGATACCCAGCCATGTCACCGTGACCGCCAGCACGATGGACAACGCGATCCCCGTCGCGGGCCGGGCGGTGAGTTGGAACGCGGCCGCGGGCGGGGCCACCAGTAACACGAAAACCAGTAGACTGCCGGTGATTTGGCTCGCACCGGCCGTGGCGGCACCGAGCACCAGCAGAAAGACCATGGCGACGGCTCGGGTCGGCACGCCGTTGGCGGTGGCGGCGTCCGGATCGATCGAGGCCCAGAGCAGTGGCCGCCCGACCACGGCCAGCAGCACCAGGCACACCAGCGCGGCCATCACCAGCACGCCGAGCTGTTGCGCGGTGACGCCGGCGATGGTGCCGAACAGCAGGTTGGTCAACCCCGACAAGAATCCGTGATACAGGCTGACGAACAAGAACCCGGTCGCCAGTGCGAGCGCTTGGATCGTCCCGATGCCGGCGGATTCCTCGCTGCGGCTGTTCAGCGTTCCCGCGCGAGTTGACCTGGGCAGCAACGCAATTACCGCGGCGGCGCCGAGACTGGCGGCGAAGTAGCCGTACCCGGTGGCGATGCCCAGCCACGCCGCGGCAGCGGCTCCGGGGAAGCCGACGATGGCTAGGGTGTGCCCGGCGAAGCTTTCCTTGCGCAGCACCATGATCCATCCGACGACACCGGCCAGGACGGCGACGACGGTGCCGGCCCGGAAGGCGGTCACCATGAACGGATAGACCCACATCTGTTCGACGTCGGCGATCACATTCCAGCTCAGCCGCGCAGTCATCCACGCGCTCCGGCGATTTGAGTCCGAACGGCGCCGGGCTGGCCGACGACGAACAGGTGACCTGCTCGGTCGTGCAGAACATCGATCGGCATGCCGTAAAGACCGCTGAGTTGATCGGCGGTGATCACTTCATCGG
This Mycobacterium simiae DNA region includes the following protein-coding sequences:
- a CDS encoding metal ABC transporter permease; translated protein: MTARLSWNVIADVEQMWVYPFMVTAFRAGTVVAVLAGVVGWIMVLRKESFAGHTLAIVGFPGAAAAAWLGIATGYGYFAASLGAAAVIALLPRSTRAGTLNSRSEESAGIGTIQALALATGFLFVSLYHGFLSGLTNLLFGTIAGVTAQQLGVLVMAALVCLVLLAVVGRPLLWASIDPDAATANGVPTRAVAMVFLLVLGAATAGASQITGSLLVFVLLVAPPAAAFQLTARPATGIALSIVLAVTVTWLGIGCAFYSPYPIGFWVSSFAFAGYLLAVGYRAAAERALSRNDRQRVPAGPLVTA